In Anopheles bellator chromosome 2, idAnoBellAS_SP24_06.2, whole genome shotgun sequence, the genomic stretch GGGACCACAAGCTGGAGGAAATCAAAGCCGTAACGAGAAAGGGTAAACGATTGCTGCGAAGTGTTTAGATTGTGTTAGTTCCATTTTGCTAATTGTTCTCGTATAATCCCCGTAGTGTCGCAGATGGATCACAAGGATAACGATTGCTTGCTGGTGGCCGTGCTGACCCACGGCGAAGACGGGGACATCATTTTCGCACACGACTGTGCGTACCAGTTTCCCGTCATCTGGAGCCAGTTCACGGCAGATAGCTGTCCTTCGCTGGCCGGGAGGCCCAAAATTTTCCTCATTCAAGCGTGTCGCGGGACGCACCTGGAAACTGGCGTGAAGGTGCAACGCGATGGCATCGCCCGATACAGCATCCCGACGCACGCCGATTTCCTCTTTGCGTACGCCACCATCCCGGGTTTTATGGCGTTCCGCAACACGAGCGATGGCTCGTGGTTCATCAGCGAACTCTGCAATGAGATGCGCGACAATGGCCTCAAGTACGACTTTCTTACGCTGCTCACATTCGTCGCCCAGAAGGTTGCCTTCGAGCACGAATCGGTCTCCAATCACCAGGAGTTCAATATGCGCAAGCAGATGCCGTGCATAGTGTCGATGCTGACGCGGGTGCTTCTGTTTAACTCGGTTTAGTTTAGACGTAccaagcaccaccaccagttgCATTAGTCAACCATATACCATTTTACCATTAGCTGTCGGAAAAGTTTTAGTCGTAAGGCCTCAGGTCTCTTGTTTCCTACTCATAACGCGCTACCTCATAGTATGCGCTTTGCGTTGGTATTGCGCtgcaaaaattatttatcgaCGTAAgggtttatttaatttatttttctcaatTAACCAAAA encodes the following:
- the LOC131209302 gene encoding caspase-like; its protein translation is MFGKRKDSNDGKRMPSGSSHVPSVENGPSRPAYVIERYAAYYPMNNRRRGMALIFSHYKFAVQHQNLPAREGNEVDCRRLTETLQMFGFDVHIYRDHKLEEIKAVTRKVSQMDHKDNDCLLVAVLTHGEDGDIIFAHDCAYQFPVIWSQFTADSCPSLAGRPKIFLIQACRGTHLETGVKVQRDGIARYSIPTHADFLFAYATIPGFMAFRNTSDGSWFISELCNEMRDNGLKYDFLTLLTFVAQKVAFEHESVSNHQEFNMRKQMPCIVSMLTRVLLFNSV